From the genome of Alteromonas stellipolaris:
AAGTCGGTAATATCACGAGCAGCCTGATCAGCAATAAGCTGCGCACTAAGTACTTGTGCTGACATGGGAATATCGATGAGATCGGCATCAGTTTTAGTACCAATTTTGGTTTTGGTATCTAAATAAAACTGCTGCGCCCTCCCTTTTACTTCAACACGCTCTACCGTGTCAGGTTCACCCTCTTGAGCCTGTCCATTAGACTCTGCATGAACTGCAGCTTGTGGGGGTATAGCAGATTGAGCGTAAACATTAGTAGAACTAAGTCCAAGAGAAACGAACCCAGATAAGCCAGAAAGAAAAATTCCAAGTGAGGTAGTGCTGCGCGACATTTTTTATACTCCACTAAAGTATAAAGGGATAAAATTTGGCGCGCACCTTAACCTAAATAAGAATCATTTTCAATTGAGTTTTAAGAACTTTACCTTTATTAAAATATTTATCGCGATATGTTAAACAATTCCTCCATTTGCTCGTAACACTTGCCCATTAATCCAATGCCCTTCGTCACTGGCTAAAAAGTTAACTACATTCGCTATGTCTTCTGGCTGGCCTAGCCTTTCCATGGGGCTCATATTGGCAAGCTTATCGATGAACTCTTGGGATTTTCCTTCGGTAAACAAATCAGTTTCAGTAGGCCCCGGCGCTACACAATTTACCGCGACATCCTTACCTCTAAGCTCTTTTGATAAAATAGCCGACATGGTTTCAACCGCAGATTTTGTAGCAGCATAAACGCCGTAACGCTCTAATTTCAGCCCCACTACACTGGTGGATAAATTGATAATACTGCCGCCTTGATGAAGATGCTTTGAGGCTAAGCGAAGCATGTTAAATACCCCTTTCATATTAACGTCGAATTGTTTATTAAAATCGTCATCGCTCGTTTCGTTAAGTGTTGAAAGCACCATCACGCCCGCATTGTTCACCAATACGTCTACCTTGCCAAATTCCTGCAACGCTGCTTCAAACAAACTTTCTGCCTGAGTGGTTTTCGAAACATCAGCTTGCACAGCAATCACTTGCCCACCTCTACCTTTGATTTTATCAACGAGTTCGTATGCCGCATCGCTACTACTGGCGTAATTGATGACCACGGCAAAATTACTTGCCGCTAACTTTTCAACGATACTTGCGCCAATGCCTTTCGCGCCACCTGTTACTAAGGCTACTTTTACATTTTCCATATACTACCTACTGTTTAATCTTTTAAATACTGAGTTAATACAGGTTCAAATACTGTGATAATCAATGCTGCATTAACCAATCGCAAACCTACCTACAAATTCATACCCACGCCAAAGGTAGAAAGATTGATTTTGATTTGTAAACCCATGCCTTAGCTGAATAGCAATTCGCCTTTAAACAGAGGTTTAGAAAGTTGATTTTGTACCGTTTTTTTGAATTTGTGATCTAAAAATGTAAAACTACAAATAAAAATCATTTTTATTTGCATTGGTGAAAGTTAAACTTTAGTCTACTGCCACTTTAAAATATCTCGCGCAAAAAATGCGCACTTGTCACAACCCTAGTTGCAAGGAGCAGTAAAGGTGAACTCGGCAATATTGATAGGCGCACTCGTCTGTTTACTGGCTAATCTCGTGTTTTACGCAGGTTGTCCGAACCAACAATGGTTTAAGAAAAGTCTACTATCATTTAACACTGCACTGTTAATTGCCTTGGCGCTATTGGTGTTAAGCACGGCAATATTCAGCTTAACGTTTTCATTACCTGCCGCCATCTATACCATTATCACGCTGTGTATGTTGTTGTTGGGAACCCTTCCTTTCTTTACCCGTTACACCGCACCTCTTAAATCTGTACGCTCTCGCGGTACAGGGCTCACTAGAGATGAGAGTTACACTACCTTTAAGGCGCACTGGTGGTTAAAAACTATTGGAGCAACACTAATTAGTTTTCCCTTTGCATTATTCACTAGCAGTTTAATTAGTCTTCTTTTTCTTTCTAATACACCGCTTGATGTGAAGAGCCAATTTTTAATGTGGCTGATAGTCCCTTTTTGGTTAACCCCGATAAGCCTTATCTTTTTTGCTAAAAAACCTTGGCTGCCACTGGCTCTGCTCTCGCTTATTACACTGTTTGAATTTTCCGTCTTACAGGTTCTGGGGTAACACCAATGAAATTACAGAATTATAAAAGCTATCAGCAAGTACACATTTGGACCGGCATTATTTCAGGCTTACTGTTATTTATTTGCTTTGTGGCCGGTGCATTAACCATGTTCAAGGCGCCACTAAATATATGGGCTATGCACGAAAAAAATGCGCTACCAGCTATTGAACTAAACCAATATGACAGCCTCATTAAAACCGTTTTACAGACCCACCCCGACGCTAGTAAAGAGATGACGGTTTATCTTCCTTCTGCCCAACCAAATCATGCCCCAGTTACTTGGACTATTGAAGATGAAGCCACACATACACACACCTTTTGGCATGCTTCATTAGATAGCTCAGGGGAATTGGTAAGCGAACAAACCCATATTTCAGCTATTGGCGATTTTCTCGACCATATACACCGTACCGCGGGTATTCCTGGCGGCGATGATCATGATGCGTTAGGCATTTTCGTAATGGGATTTGTATCGATTTTGTACTTTGTGGCCATAGTGTCAGGTTTAGTCATTTTCCTACCCACATGGTTTAAAGATTTATTTAGCTTACGGAAAAAGAAGAACGGAAAAAGATTTTGGGTCGATTTTCATAATATTCTGGGCATTACCGCTCTGCCTTTTCACATTATTATTGCCATCACCACCGTGGTATTTGCCTACCACGATATTCTGTATGGCAGCATGCAACAATGGGTTTATAAAGACAGCCCTATGTTCAACCGACCCGCTCCTACAGAGATGAACCGAGGCGTTGATAATCTAATTTCAATTGCCCAGCTCACCAAAGAAATTACCGATATTGAACCCGAATTCGAGATTGCAGAGCTTCGCTTTGCAGGCCTAGGGACTCCCCGTGCAAGAGTGCTAGTAGGTGGAGAATTAGTCGGGGAAATTATACGTGGCCCCGATTACGCTTTCTGGGTTACCGATCCCTACACCGCATCCTCTGGATACACGGCTATGCTACCGTCAATTTCTGGTGTGCCAGGAAAGGTAGTGAATAGTTTCTTTACCCTACACTTTGGCGGATTTGGTGGCTCATTTATTCACTGGGTTTACTTTGCTATGGGCTTAAGCGGCGCACTGTTATTTTTAACGGGCAACGTGGTTTGGGTTGAGTCTAGACGCAAAAAACAAATTCAGAATAAGGCACCCGCAGAGCAAAAACGCTCAGTTCGTATTATGGCGCGGCTTACCGTTGGCGTGTGTGCTGGTACGGTTGTAGGTATCGTTTTGTCTTTGCTAGCAGCGAAAGTGTTCTCAATCGATAACCCCAATATTCGAACTTATCAGCTTATCGCTTATTACATCGGTTTTTTCACGCCTGTACTTTACAGCTTCATTGTGACGCCAATAAAAGCCGCAATCGATTCACTGTACCTATCGAGCTTGCTGCTCCTAGCCACTATTGGCATTACCCTTTATTTCAGCAGCAGTAGTTTATCTGCAAGCATTGATATTGGGGTTTGCTTAGTATCAGCAACGATACTGCTAGCTCTGCTAACTACCGCCCGTCATTTACAAAAACGCCGTTCGGCTATTCCTATCGATTCGGTGTGGGCTTAATCAGATAACAAAATACTTAGGAAAATTGCAAATGAAATGAGTATTTTCACCGTGTAGTTAGTTGCGCTAGCCGTTGGCGCAACCTTCCCATTCTAAACTGCACTTTTAAACTAAAACCCAATAATAATAAGCGCTCCTTCGAAGGTAGCCACATCGCTCATTTACACTTACTTTAAGGAAAAACTATTATGGCTTTCGGCACCACAAAAAACGTCTCAGATAGAAATTCAACACGGCTATCATCAAGGCTTTTACCAAGTACATCTTTGCTAGCACTCGCCATTTCTTCTGCCATAAGCGGCGTGCATGCACAAGAGATACAAACCCCAGATAGAGATATCACTGATATTGAAAAGATTGTGGTTATTGGTGAAAAAGCGAACCGTTCATTAAAAGACTCAACCACGTCAATTTCTGTTTTAACCGAAGAGGCAATTAATAACACCCAATATAAATCGGTATCTGATGCTATTTCTGATATTGCTAATGTGGTAGTTCCTTCAGGTTCCTTGCCCGACATTCGAGGGGTTTCTGGAAACGGTGCGGCAGGCGGTTTCAATTCTATTTCCGGTGGTGCGAACGGACGGGTAATGACGTTAATTGATGGCGTATCGCAACCTTTTGTGGCTGATTTAAGTGGCGACTCAGGCATGTGGGATTTACAACAAATTGAAGTATACCGCGGCCCGCAATCTACCAGTAATGGGCGTAACAGTATTGGTGGCGCAGTCTATATTAAGACGAATGATCCTAGCCAAGAGTGGGAAGGCGCTGCTCGAATAGGTTACAGAAACAACGATCAATACATAGATACTGCAGGAGTAATTTCAGGCCCGCTTATTGAAGATAAACTGGTGTTTCGATTGAGCGTTCAAAACTTGAATGCCGATACCATTACCGATGGTGAGGGTTATGAATCAAACTCACCCGACTATGATATTGATAAAATTGAAACCCAGCGCGTGCGTGGTAAATTACTATGGACGCCAAATGATGATTTATCTTTCACGCTTTCGCATACCTACAACAATGAAGAAGGTGACACTGGACGAGTTTACTACGCGTTAGAAAACTTAGAAGAATATAATCGTATCTACTTTCGAGATATTAGTACAACGGCCTCAACAACAGCATTAAATACTCAGTACTCAATTTCGGACAACATGTCTTTCGACTTGCTTGTTTCCTATATGGATTATGAGTGGGGCTTTGACACTTATGAAGCTTCGGATGATGCAGAGCAAACGTTGGTATTTGATGAAACAAACGTAACAGTAGATGCAAAAATTAACTTCGCCCTACCGAACAACAACATTGATGGCTTTGTAGGTTTGTATTATTTCGAGCGTGAGCAAGATATTTTGAGCACCGGCGCTTACCCCTACTACGGTAGCGATGAAAGCGAATCTATCGCTATTTATGGCGAAACCACGTTTGCGCTTTCAGATAAGCTCAATATTATTGCGGGTGTTCGAGTAGAACGAGAAAGCCAGTCTAGGCATTTTGTTTACGAGCCAATAGATTCGAATCTTGATGACGATACCAACATATTCTTGCCTAAGTTCGTTGTTCAATACGCTTTTACACCACAAACTACGTTAGCGTTTAGTGCGCGCAAGGGCTATAACGCTGGAGGCGGTGCACTAAACTTTACCGCGCAAGAGTACTATTACTATGAAGAAGAGAAGGTAAATACGTTCGAGCTAAGCAGCCGCACCCAGTTTGAAAATGGTACTGGTTTTATTAGTGCCAACATTTTCTACAACGATTACGATGGCTTTCAAGCACTCAGCTCTACACGATTCATTACCAATATGCCAAGTGTGGCGACATACGGCGCTGAGTTAGAAGTGCATGCTAATGTAACAGATAGTATAGAAGTGAACGCTGGAATGGGTCTACTTCATTCAGACATTAAAGATGCCGGTGAGGATTACACCGATGCGCAGGGCAATGAATTAAACTCAGCCCCTAGCTTTAACGCTAATGTAGGTGCCAAATATTGGGTGACAGATGCCATCAGCGTTGGCGGCTCTGTTCGTTACATAGGCGAATACTTTGGCGACTTCACCAATACCGCAGAACGGGTTGCCGGCGATTATACAATAGCCCGCTTCACTGCTAATTATACCTCTGACAACTGGCTGCTTACTGCGTATTTAGATAACGCGTTTGATGAAACTGCACTGGTATCGCAAGAGCCTGATAGTGCACGCTACCCCGGAGGTTATGCCGCCGTTGTCGACCCTAGAACTGTTGGTGTATCGGCCACTTATCGCTTTTAGTCTTTAGCTATAAGCTTAGGCTTTAGCAATTTGGAAACCGTTAAAAATAGTAAAGGGCATCATAAGATGCCCTATTTTGTGTTCGGTTGTTTACTCTTCTATTTTACACCATTCATAAGTCTTGGTATCTGTGTAAACCAAGGCCCCCTCCCATTTGAATCATAAACCGCAGCTACACGTGCATCGCAAGATTTACTCGCTTTTCTATCTAAGCCTATTATGGCGCAAAGCACTATCAAGCACATTTACGTGTGCGTATTTACTAATACAACTAATGTTCGTATATTTGCTTCAGTATTTTTTGGAAACTAACCTTCCATGTAATTGCTTGTAAAATCAGAATTTCGTCAGTAAGCCGTTTTTCGGTAGGCCACCTACAAGCTAGAGACTTATTGCGACATACTTGTAATTGAGGAAATTAAGAGTGTTTACGCTGCATGGCTGACACTGTTAACAAGGAGGTTCGAATAGACTAGGATGCTGATAATTAAAAGTATATATCTAACCGCGGTTAGATATATTTTCAAAGGAACTCGAGTAGGGTTAAAGATAACTCAAAAGGAATTTATAACAATGCAAACAACATCACATCGAATATATAAACCAACACAAGCATATATCTCAGCAACATGGGCTTCCCTTGCGATTGGAGTTATTGGCTACCTTGTTGGATTATGGAACGCCAACATTCTACTTAATGAAAAAGGCTATTATTTGGCAATATTCATTTTAGCCATGTTTTCAGCTGTAACCTTACAAAAGACGGTAAGAGATAAACAAGAAGGCCTACCAACTACCACTGTTTTCGTTGGTATGTGTTGGGCAGCTTTTTTTAGTGCTGTTGCCCTGCTGGGTATAGGCCTTTTTAATGCCGACATGTTTCTAAGTGAAAAAGGATTTTACGGTATGGCATTTATACTTAGCTTATTTTCTATCATTACCGTTCAGAAAAATATGCGCGATTTAACCAATGAAGATGGAAGCACTTTATCATCAGCTTACCCTGGGGTAGCGAATAGTATCGATGTAGCACTCGAAACCACTGACATAGTAGGCGAGTAAACCGAAATGGGGGCAGAGCACTTTACTGGTTACTAATATACTCTGGCCCTACTATTTAGCGATCTTCTTTCGAAAGTAAGAATCTATTCTTCCATTCGTAAACTGCCAACAAACCGACAAATAATGCTTCGCCACAGATGAAAAACACACCAACTGGGCTTGCTATGTGGGCATACAAGATAACGATAGCAGCACAAACAACCACCCAAACGCTATTTGCGATGGCAAGAACCTTAATGCTCATCAAGCTTTTCTTGTTTGATAGTGCCAGCGCTAATGCATAACAGCCATAGATAGTGTTTGCACTTGCCAGGAAAAGAATAGTGTTAAGGGGCAATTGATAAAGCTCACTAACCCATCCCGCAAAGGCAAATAACGCTAAGCCCACTGCTAAACCAGCACTACCATCTATGTATAAGACGCTGATGTTTTTACGCCATATCATCAGAGCTCCTTAGAGTTGTCCTAATATGTCCTTCTATTACACTCTTTTGGTTACATTCTCATAATTCAAGCGATGGCTAAATTAATTCTCTGATACGTCTACTCTTTAAATGCAACCACTTCTATTTCAATCATGTGGTTTGGGCTATAGAGCCTCTGTACTTCTACTAGCGTAGAACTTGGGTATT
Proteins encoded in this window:
- a CDS encoding SDR family oxidoreductase, which produces MENVKVALVTGGAKGIGASIVEKLAASNFAVVINYASSSDAAYELVDKIKGRGGQVIAVQADVSKTTQAESLFEAALQEFGKVDVLVNNAGVMVLSTLNETSDDDFNKQFDVNMKGVFNMLRLASKHLHQGGSIINLSTSVVGLKLERYGVYAATKSAVETMSAILSKELRGKDVAVNCVAPGPTETDLFTEGKSQEFIDKLANMSPMERLGQPEDIANVVNFLASDEGHWINGQVLRANGGIV
- a CDS encoding PepSY-associated TM helix domain-containing protein, which translates into the protein MKLQNYKSYQQVHIWTGIISGLLLFICFVAGALTMFKAPLNIWAMHEKNALPAIELNQYDSLIKTVLQTHPDASKEMTVYLPSAQPNHAPVTWTIEDEATHTHTFWHASLDSSGELVSEQTHISAIGDFLDHIHRTAGIPGGDDHDALGIFVMGFVSILYFVAIVSGLVIFLPTWFKDLFSLRKKKNGKRFWVDFHNILGITALPFHIIIAITTVVFAYHDILYGSMQQWVYKDSPMFNRPAPTEMNRGVDNLISIAQLTKEITDIEPEFEIAELRFAGLGTPRARVLVGGELVGEIIRGPDYAFWVTDPYTASSGYTAMLPSISGVPGKVVNSFFTLHFGGFGGSFIHWVYFAMGLSGALLFLTGNVVWVESRRKKQIQNKAPAEQKRSVRIMARLTVGVCAGTVVGIVLSLLAAKVFSIDNPNIRTYQLIAYYIGFFTPVLYSFIVTPIKAAIDSLYLSSLLLLATIGITLYFSSSSLSASIDIGVCLVSATILLALLTTARHLQKRRSAIPIDSVWA
- a CDS encoding TonB-dependent receptor, producing the protein MAFGTTKNVSDRNSTRLSSRLLPSTSLLALAISSAISGVHAQEIQTPDRDITDIEKIVVIGEKANRSLKDSTTSISVLTEEAINNTQYKSVSDAISDIANVVVPSGSLPDIRGVSGNGAAGGFNSISGGANGRVMTLIDGVSQPFVADLSGDSGMWDLQQIEVYRGPQSTSNGRNSIGGAVYIKTNDPSQEWEGAARIGYRNNDQYIDTAGVISGPLIEDKLVFRLSVQNLNADTITDGEGYESNSPDYDIDKIETQRVRGKLLWTPNDDLSFTLSHTYNNEEGDTGRVYYALENLEEYNRIYFRDISTTASTTALNTQYSISDNMSFDLLVSYMDYEWGFDTYEASDDAEQTLVFDETNVTVDAKINFALPNNNIDGFVGLYYFEREQDILSTGAYPYYGSDESESIAIYGETTFALSDKLNIIAGVRVERESQSRHFVYEPIDSNLDDDTNIFLPKFVVQYAFTPQTTLAFSARKGYNAGGGALNFTAQEYYYYEEEKVNTFELSSRTQFENGTGFISANIFYNDYDGFQALSSTRFITNMPSVATYGAELEVHANVTDSIEVNAGMGLLHSDIKDAGEDYTDAQGNELNSAPSFNANVGAKYWVTDAISVGGSVRYIGEYFGDFTNTAERVAGDYTIARFTANYTSDNWLLTAYLDNAFDETALVSQEPDSARYPGGYAAVVDPRTVGVSATYRF
- the yiaA gene encoding inner membrane protein YiaA — protein: MQTTSHRIYKPTQAYISATWASLAIGVIGYLVGLWNANILLNEKGYYLAIFILAMFSAVTLQKTVRDKQEGLPTTTVFVGMCWAAFFSAVALLGIGLFNADMFLSEKGFYGMAFILSLFSIITVQKNMRDLTNEDGSTLSSAYPGVANSIDVALETTDIVGE